The following proteins are encoded in a genomic region of Papaver somniferum cultivar HN1 unplaced genomic scaffold, ASM357369v1 unplaced-scaffold_10, whole genome shotgun sequence:
- the LOC113326220 gene encoding uncharacterized protein LOC113326220 — MQLNCQFIHSVLSTDMEALQNLTAECDLDSKQGSDYGEKEVVEGNVLMLEWLAGWFLCVSVLAVVLLYLEFSCWLCCLYAHLNFMSRLNFVGGHMCWNTRTFSASAGGEAFCNGQTSHVSETDRVDRSLLVTEFGYEHDDAWETNIYLNNLLISAGSCVLNAKRRNYMNW, encoded by the exons ATGCAGCTGAATTGCCAGTTCATTCATAGTGTATTG AGTACTGATATGGAAGCGCTTCAAAATTTAACTGCTGAATGTGATTTGGATTCAAAACAG GGGTCTGATTATGGTGAGAAAGAAGTGGTGGAGGGGAATGTGTTAATGTTGGAGTGGTTGGCTGGCTGGTTCTTGTGTGTGTCTGTGTTGGCGGTGGTACTCTTGTACCTGGAGTTTAGCTGCTGGTTGTGTTGTCTTTATGCGCATCTCAACTTCATGTCCAGGTTGAATTTTGTTGGAGGTCATATGTGTTGGAATACCCGTACATTTTCTGCATCAGCCG GTGGCGAGGCCTTCTGTAATGGACAGACAAGCCATGTTAGCGAAACTGATCGG GTGGATAGATCTCTTCTAGTGACTGAATTTGGATATGAACATGATGATGCATGGGAAACAAATATATATTTAAATAATTTACTGATATCAGCAGG GTCTTGCGTATTGAATGCCAAACGTCGGAATTACATGAACTGGTAA